A window of Paenibacillus sp. 19GGS1-52 contains these coding sequences:
- a CDS encoding helix-turn-helix domain-containing protein — translation MATYCKFETALELLVGKWKPVILLRLFANGVMRFSELQKAIPDITKKMLTQQLRELEYQDIIHREVYPQVPPKVEYSITSYGQRITPLLQAMNDWGVDHIAHLNELYGEDI, via the coding sequence ATGGCTACTTATTGTAAATTCGAAACGGCGCTGGAACTTCTTGTCGGGAAATGGAAACCTGTGATCCTGCTTCGCCTTTTTGCCAATGGTGTCATGAGATTCAGCGAACTTCAAAAGGCGATCCCGGACATTACCAAAAAAATGCTCACTCAGCAACTAAGGGAATTAGAGTATCAAGATATCATCCATCGCGAAGTCTATCCGCAAGTCCCTCCCAAAGTTGAATATTCCATTACGTCATACGGCCAACGAATAACCCCATTATTGCAGGCCATGAATGATTGGGGAGTGGATCATATCGCTCATTTGAACGAATTATATGGGGAAGATATCTGA
- a CDS encoding DoxX family protein, whose amino-acid sequence MNMALWIVQGILGAGFIFSGWMKAFQYEKAKASWHWVNEVSRGLVFFIGIVELLGVLGIIVPQATNIVPVLTPIAAIGLVIVVLFGALFHIKRKEYQEIGVNIVFLALALFVAIGRM is encoded by the coding sequence ATGAATATGGCCTTATGGATTGTGCAGGGAATCTTGGGAGCAGGCTTTATTTTTTCTGGTTGGATGAAGGCGTTCCAGTATGAAAAAGCAAAGGCGTCCTGGCATTGGGTCAATGAGGTTTCGAGAGGATTGGTTTTCTTTATTGGAATCGTGGAATTGCTTGGAGTCCTCGGGATCATTGTGCCCCAAGCGACGAATATTGTCCCTGTATTGACGCCGATTGCCGCAATCGGGCTTGTTATCGTTGTTCTCTTTGGAGCGTTATTTCATATTAAGCGAAAAGAATACCAAGAAATTGGCGTGAACATCGTTTTCTTGGCTTTAGCCCTATTTGTCGCAATAGGCCGCATGTGA
- a CDS encoding glycosyl hydrolase 53 family protein, producing MRIKQKVISILLAVLLTLSSFSFNMGTALAADLNSSYIVNGGFETDFWTDQSWSVNTANWDQVDIQRFAYADDSWLTPDEGDHSLKYWIKDTAAGNQTFTVQQTLLSLPAGSYELSVKSMGGAGSAAGNVELFAGTEKATIATTSGYNAWGTVSLKFVVDQDASNLVIGANISGAPGAWGHVDSFELKPVSTEVTPPVAADIFVKKVEGLRPDFIKGMDISSIISLEHSGVEFYNESGEVQDIFTTVHEAGVNYIRVRIWQDPFDAAGNGYGGGNNDLATAIEIGKRATANGMKLLVDFHYSDFWADPAKQHTPKAWANLSFEDKKTALYNYTKESLQALLDQGIDIGMVQVGNETNGQFVGESDWTKISELFNEGSRAIREIDSNILIALHFTNPESVGRYASYAQTLLNNNVDYDVFASSYYPFWHGTLSNLTSELKQVADTYGKKVMVAETSYAYTAEDGDGHGNTAPQSSGQVLDYPISIQGQANSVRNVIEAVANVGEAGIGVFYWEPAWIPVGPKDNLEQNKKIWEQYGSGWASSYAKEYDPVDAGVWYGGSAVDNQALFDFGGHPLASLNVFKYVNTGAIAPIAIDEIKDVSVTAIAGESIHLPTVVSVTYNDGSTGAIAVTWDQVALEQAISQGAGSYVIGGTVEGGQAVQAFLVIKKENYIVNAGFEHADRSMWKITYGEGSEPHTDYQNKVTDAKTGNYSLHFYSANAVYFSVVQSVYGLKPGYYNLSMFIQGGDAANPDMNLFAVTGGKEVKVNTGVNGWAQWNNPEIQNILVTDGTLTIGANIKADGGAWGTIDDFYLSFVKDVEEQEPDPGAETPESPGEVQPQPAIVGSQPQVEAITINVDGGQTGSSPLSNITIIRTTQPDGSKKDKVDYTSAKALEAVGKVVADGLDTVRLVFPDSEDKVSELEIGMSKDTMKTLASGKVNLELYTDNVRLILPQQTIAQLDGEYHFKFTPVKNANAIKSVEERAKQEKVVQAAAGTGDIKVIGRPMTIETGVKDHSVDLILPLPSHVIPTEAAERETFLSHLAIYIEHSDGEKVLVQPQVVQYSTDKLGLKFSVSKFSTFTVLNIDNWAASQQKTSAHQPYMHGYPDGTFRADQSITRAEMAAILSRVGAGQNLNIQTVDYKDKKDFHWATNDILKVTSEGWMTGYKDGTFGPNVFMTRAEMAAVVVRWMNLTGDSSSSFPDTTDHWSSHNIALVQEAGYMKGMPDGSFGPDKLLSRAEAVTIINRVLKRGPLFGSPTSAWSDVTQNYWAFHDIEEATISHSYTTRVDGGEEIE from the coding sequence ATGAGAATTAAACAAAAGGTTATCTCTATATTGTTAGCGGTGTTGTTGACGTTAAGTTCATTTTCATTCAACATGGGGACTGCTTTGGCTGCAGATTTGAACAGTTCGTATATTGTGAATGGTGGTTTCGAAACGGATTTTTGGACCGATCAATCATGGAGTGTGAACACGGCAAACTGGGATCAAGTAGATATTCAGCGATTTGCCTATGCCGATGATTCCTGGCTCACACCAGATGAAGGAGATCACTCCCTCAAATATTGGATCAAAGATACGGCCGCTGGAAACCAGACGTTCACAGTGCAGCAGACCCTCTTGTCCCTCCCTGCGGGAAGCTATGAGCTCTCGGTCAAGTCGATGGGCGGCGCTGGAAGTGCAGCGGGAAATGTTGAGTTGTTTGCGGGAACCGAGAAGGCAACTATCGCTACTACCAGCGGATATAATGCTTGGGGGACGGTCAGTTTGAAATTTGTTGTGGACCAGGATGCCTCCAATCTTGTGATCGGGGCTAACATAAGCGGGGCTCCCGGAGCATGGGGACATGTGGACAGCTTTGAGTTGAAACCAGTGAGTACGGAAGTGACCCCGCCGGTGGCTGCGGATATTTTTGTGAAGAAAGTGGAAGGACTCCGGCCTGATTTTATCAAGGGCATGGACATCTCTAGTATTATTTCATTAGAGCATAGCGGAGTCGAGTTTTATAATGAGAGCGGAGAAGTGCAGGATATTTTTACAACCGTACATGAAGCCGGGGTTAATTACATTCGGGTACGTATATGGCAGGATCCTTTTGATGCAGCAGGAAATGGTTATGGCGGCGGCAATAATGATCTGGCAACCGCGATTGAAATCGGCAAAAGGGCGACTGCTAACGGTATGAAACTGTTGGTGGACTTTCATTATTCCGACTTTTGGGCCGATCCGGCCAAGCAGCATACGCCCAAGGCATGGGCAAATTTGAGTTTCGAAGATAAGAAAACCGCACTGTACAACTATACTAAAGAAAGCCTGCAAGCCCTGCTTGATCAGGGGATTGATATTGGTATGGTTCAGGTAGGCAATGAAACTAATGGACAATTCGTCGGGGAATCCGATTGGACGAAGATCAGCGAATTGTTTAACGAGGGTAGCAGAGCGATTCGAGAGATCGACTCCAATATTCTGATCGCACTGCATTTTACGAATCCAGAGTCGGTGGGTAGATATGCTTCCTATGCGCAGACCTTGCTGAATAATAATGTAGACTATGATGTGTTTGCGAGTTCTTATTATCCGTTCTGGCACGGCACACTAAGCAATCTGACATCCGAGTTGAAGCAGGTTGCCGATACTTATGGCAAAAAAGTGATGGTAGCTGAAACCTCTTACGCTTATACGGCTGAAGACGGGGATGGACATGGAAATACAGCGCCTCAGAGCTCGGGTCAAGTCCTGGACTACCCCATCAGCATTCAAGGTCAGGCCAACTCGGTTAGGAACGTGATCGAGGCTGTTGCGAATGTGGGTGAGGCGGGAATTGGGGTGTTTTATTGGGAGCCTGCGTGGATTCCGGTAGGTCCGAAAGACAACCTGGAACAGAATAAAAAGATTTGGGAACAATACGGTTCGGGTTGGGCCTCTAGCTATGCGAAGGAATATGACCCTGTAGATGCGGGGGTATGGTATGGTGGCAGTGCCGTTGACAACCAGGCATTGTTTGATTTTGGTGGACATCCGCTTGCTTCGCTGAATGTGTTCAAATATGTGAATACAGGGGCCATCGCCCCCATTGCCATAGATGAAATCAAGGATGTCTCCGTGACAGCGATTGCTGGGGAGTCGATCCATCTTCCAACAGTTGTAAGTGTTACTTACAATGATGGAAGTACCGGGGCGATAGCAGTAACGTGGGATCAAGTCGCGCTTGAGCAAGCCATTAGCCAGGGTGCGGGCAGTTATGTGATTGGTGGAACGGTAGAAGGTGGTCAGGCGGTACAGGCATTTCTCGTCATTAAAAAAGAGAATTATATCGTCAATGCAGGCTTTGAGCATGCCGACAGAAGTATGTGGAAGATCACCTATGGTGAGGGAAGTGAACCGCATACTGACTATCAGAACAAGGTTACAGATGCCAAGACAGGGAATTATTCTCTGCACTTCTACTCTGCGAATGCCGTGTACTTTAGTGTTGTGCAGAGTGTTTACGGGCTGAAGCCGGGATATTATAATCTCTCCATGTTTATCCAAGGGGGAGATGCTGCAAATCCTGATATGAATCTCTTTGCCGTAACGGGTGGCAAGGAAGTGAAAGTGAACACTGGTGTAAACGGGTGGGCGCAGTGGAATAATCCCGAGATCCAGAATATTCTCGTTACCGATGGGACTCTTACGATCGGAGCCAATATCAAAGCGGATGGCGGCGCATGGGGAACGATTGATGATTTCTATTTAAGCTTTGTAAAAGATGTTGAGGAGCAGGAACCTGATCCAGGAGCGGAAACACCGGAGAGCCCTGGGGAGGTACAGCCTCAGCCTGCGATTGTAGGAAGTCAGCCCCAGGTCGAGGCAATCACGATCAATGTGGACGGCGGGCAAACGGGCAGTTCGCCTCTTTCGAACATTACAATTATTCGGACGACCCAGCCGGACGGATCGAAAAAAGACAAGGTGGACTATACTTCTGCAAAAGCTCTCGAGGCCGTGGGTAAGGTTGTTGCCGATGGACTTGATACAGTTCGGCTAGTCTTCCCGGATTCAGAAGACAAGGTCTCTGAGCTCGAGATTGGAATGTCCAAGGACACCATGAAGACATTGGCTTCGGGCAAAGTGAATCTGGAACTGTACACAGACAATGTAAGATTGATCCTTCCACAGCAAACTATAGCCCAACTAGACGGGGAATATCATTTCAAATTCACCCCTGTTAAGAACGCGAATGCGATCAAGTCTGTTGAGGAACGGGCGAAGCAAGAGAAAGTTGTTCAAGCGGCTGCGGGAACAGGGGATATTAAAGTCATAGGCCGTCCAATGACTATTGAGACAGGTGTTAAAGATCATTCGGTAGACCTGATTCTTCCGCTGCCAAGTCATGTGATTCCAACGGAAGCGGCTGAGCGGGAGACATTCCTATCTCATTTGGCGATCTATATTGAGCATAGTGACGGCGAGAAAGTGCTGGTCCAGCCTCAAGTCGTGCAGTATTCGACCGATAAGCTTGGACTGAAGTTCAGTGTTTCCAAATTCAGTACATTTACTGTACTAAATATAGACAACTGGGCAGCATCCCAGCAGAAAACATCCGCACATCAACCCTATATGCATGGGTATCCTGACGGCACATTCCGAGCGGATCAATCCATTACGAGAGCTGAAATGGCAGCGATCTTGTCCCGGGTTGGAGCAGGTCAGAACTTAAATATCCAGACCGTAGATTATAAGGATAAGAAAGATTTCCATTGGGCCACAAATGATATTCTTAAAGTGACCTCGGAGGGATGGATGACAGGATATAAGGATGGCACCTTTGGACCGAATGTATTTATGACTAGAGCCGAAATGGCGGCGGTTGTGGTACGCTGGATGAATCTGACCGGAGACTCGTCTTCGTCATTCCCGGATACCACAGATCATTGGTCGTCTCACAATATTGCCCTAGTTCAAGAAGCAGGTTATATGAAAGGGATGCCGGACGGAAGCTTCGGGCCGGATAAGCTATTAAGCCGCGCAGAAGCGGTAACCATTATCAATAGAGTATTGAAAAGAGGGCCTTTATTCGGTAGCCCGACTTCAGCTTGGTCTGATGTGACCCAGAACTATTGGGCATTTCATGACATTGAGGAAGCGACCATCAGCCATAGCTACACCACTCGGGTGGATGGCGGAGAAGAGATCGAATAA